From Pelagibacterium flavum:
GAGAGTTCGGCCTTTAGCGCGGTGAGGCGCGAAATGCGCAGTTCGATTTCGGCAAGGCGGCCCGAGGCGATGGCGTCGACCTGGGCGCAGGATTGGTCGGGGTTGTCCTGCAGGCCCAGCATGGCGCGGATGGATTCGATTTCGAAGCCGAGTTGGCGGGCGTGGAGGATGAAGAACAGGCGGCGCACGCTTTCCTCGTCGTAAAGGCGACGATTGCCCCTCGTGCGCACGGGCTGGGGCAACAGGCCGATCTGCTCGTAATAGCGGATGGTGGGAACCTTGACCCCGCTGCGCCGGGCCGCTTCGCCAATCGGAAAATTTTTCATTTGCCGCTTGCTCCTCTAGTCGCTGGAGATTCTAGCATCGGGGCGATTTGAATTGAAGGGTATGTGCAAATGAGCGGATCGTGCTGCAACCATAACGAGGCAGATCAGGCGGCCAGAGCCCAGGCCGACACAGTCTATCGCCGTGTCCTGTGGGCGGTTCTGGCGATCAATGCCGTCATGTTCGTTGTCGAAATCGGCGCCGGCATCGCCTCGCGCTCGGCATCGCTGCAGGCCGACGCCGTGGATTTTCTCGGCGATGCGGCCAATTACGGCATCAGCCTTTTCGTCGTGGGATACGCCGTGCATATCCGCGCGCGGGCATCGCTGGCCAAGGCACTGACCATGGGCGCGTTCGGGATTTGGGTGCTGGGGGTTGCCGGGTGGAACATGGTGACCGGGGCAACGCCCCATGCCTATACGATGGGCATTGTGGGGTTCAGCGCGCTTGTGGCCAATGCCGCGAGCTTTGGGCTGCTGTGGCGCTTTCGCGAGGGTGACAGCAATATGCGCTCGGCGTGGATCTGCACGCGCAATGACGTGGTGAGCAATATCGCCGTGCTGCTGGCCGCGCTGGGCGTGTTCGGTACCGGCACGGGCTGGCCGGACGTTCTGGTGGCATCGATCATGGGTGTTCTGGCACTTCAGGGGGCGGCGGTCGTGACCCGGCAGGCGCTGGCTGAACTGCGGCAGTACAGGGTGCGGCCCGCCGAGTAGCGAGCGCTGAAAGCGCGGACGGTGATCGGGCCGGCGTCCGGCTGCGTATAGAACGGCATGACCGAAGCCACGCAAGCCCTCATCATCGGTTCGACAGGCGGGATCGGGCGCGCACTGCTTGAACAGGTTCGCGCCTCGGGACGCTATGATCTGGTCACCGGTCTTTCGCGTTCGGGCAGCCCGGCAATCGAGATCACAAAGGAGGCCTCGATCGCATCGGCCATGGAGGTGGTGGCGGGCCAGGGCGCGCTGCGGCTGGTGGTCATTGCGACCGGCTTTCTGCATAGCAGCGGCATCGCGCCCGAAAAGGCGAACAGGCAAATGAGCGCGCAGGCGCTGGCGCAGGCGTTCGCCGTCAACACCATCGGCCCGGCGCTTGTGCTCAAGCATGTCCTGCCGCTCCTGCCCCGTTCGGGGCGATCGGTGGTCATGGCGCTTTCGGCCAAGGTGGGCAGCATTTCGGACAACAGGCTGGGGGCTGGCACAGCTATCGGGCGTCCAAGGCCGCGCTCAACCAGATCGTGCGCACCTGTGCCATCGAATTGGCGCGAACGCACAGGGAGGCCATTCTGGTCGGCATGCATCCGGGAACCGTCGATACGCAGCTTTCGCGGCCATTCGCCCGGTCGGGCCTCGATGTGCAACAGCCCGAAGGGGCCGCCGGCGCGATCCTTGCGGGCCTCGAGCGATTGACGCCATCAGATTCCGGCGGGTTTTTCGACCGAAGCGGGCACCGATTGCCCTATTGAGCGGGAAATCTCGGTTATGGTCTTGTCATTGACGCCCAGTGTTCCAACATAATCCTCAACCTGAGGAGCATTGACTTTGGCAACCGATTTTCTGGGGCGCATGCTGCGCGACGACCTTCCCAATCCCAACACTTCGCCCGAACTGTTCGACGGGATTCTGACGCGGCGCGCCGTGGCCTTCCTGATCGACTGTGTGATCATGGGCGCGGCGATCGTTCTGGTTACGCTGGTTGCCGGTATTCTGGGCATTTTCACGTTCGGGCTGACCTGGCTGTCGATCCCGCTGATCGTGCCGGTCACCTTCATTGCCTATTATGCGGTGACGCTGGGTTCGCCCGCGCGCGCCACGCTGGGCATGCGGGCCACCGACATCGTGCTGACCCCGACGCGGGAGACGACGCTGGACGGATGGATGGCGATGATCCATGTGGTCGTGTTCTGGATTTCGTGTTCGCTTCTGACCCCGTTCATCATCCTGATCGGGCTGTTCACGCCACGCCGCCAATTGCTGCACGACATGATCGTGGGCACGTTGATGGTTCGCCGCTCGCCGATGGTGCGGCACTGGCAGGCCTATGCACGATCGGGCGACGTTCCCGGCTAAGGTATGCGGCCATTCAGGCGATGACTGGCTGCAAACGGCGCTTTCCGTGCCCGCTTTTGAGATTTGTCGCGTTGCACACCGGGTTCCGTGCGATTACTATCCGGGCGTGAGCTGTCCGGGTTTCGACAAGCGGGCCGGACGGCTTGAAAGTTTTCGGTTTGCCGCGTCTGATTGAGGTGGCAGACACCCTGCGGGCCAAGCGAGTACCCACATGGACCATACGCCGGAAAGTGCGCAGTTCTTTCTGACAGCCCCATCGCCCTGCCCCTATCTCGAGGGCAGACAGGAACGCAAACTTTTCACTCACCTGTCGGGCCGGCGGGCGGCGGCGCTGCACCATCTGTTGTCCGACCACGGGTTCCGCCGTTCGCAGAACCTGATCTATCGTCCGGCGTGCCTCGATTGCGACGCCTGCCAATCGGTGCGCGTGCGGGCCATCGATTTTCTCCCCGCGACCCGGCACCGGCGCAACCTCAAGCAGAACTCCGATATCGTGGCCGAAGTGGTGGCGCCGATCGTTTCAGCCGAGCAATACGGGCTGTTCAAGCGCTATCTCGACTCGCGCCACGATGGCGGCGGGATGACGCAGATGAGCTATCTCGACTATGAGTTCATGGTCGAGGACACCCCGGTTCAATCGGTGCTGGTCGAATACCGGCTGGCGAAAGACGGGCCGGACGGGGTGGCGGGGCAACTCGTCGCCGCCGCGTTGACGGACCCCCTGCCCGACGGGCTGTCGATGGTTTACAGCTTTTTCGATCCCGCGCTGGCCCGGCGCGGGCTTGGCACCATGATGATCCTCGATCATATCGCGCGCGCCAAACTGGCGGGCGGCTATCTCTACCTGGGATATTGGGTCAAGGATTCCCCGAAGATGGCCTACAAGGCCGCCTTCCAGCCCCTCGAAGTGCAGCGCGGCTCGCGCGGCTGGGTGGACCTCGACCCCGAGACGGGCGCGGAAGCCGAATAGGTGCGCATCATAGGCAAGATACTGGCCGCACTGGTTGCCGCGGGCTATCTGTTTGCCTGCTGTCTTCTGGCCGGCATGGCGATCGTTGCGGTTCTTGGCTTCATCTACCCGGCCATGGACCTGTTCAACCACATCCAGCCAGTGCTGTTTTTCGGCCTTGGGGCGCTGGTGATCGCCAGCCCTATCTTCGTGCCGTTCCGTGCGCTGCGCGCGCTGGCGCTTTCTATTGCCGCGACGGGGTTTGTTGCCTCGAGCGTCATTTACGTTCCCGAACTGGTGGCGGGGCTTTTGCCGCGCGCCGCTGTTGCGCAGGCCGAGCAGACCTACAGGTTGATGACCTTCAATGTCTTCGGACGCAACGAGGAGCCGGAAGCGATCGTTGCCAACATCGATGCGGTCGATGCCGATATCGTGGCGCTGCAGGAATACAGCCCCGGACTGCGCAGCGTGGTTCACCCGCTTCTGGCAGAGCGCTATCCCCATTTCCAGTATTGCGCCGGGGGCGAGCGGGCCTTTGTGGGGCTTTATGCAAGGCTGCCCTTCGAGCCGCTCGATGCGGATGCATGCTCGGCATCGATCATGAGCACCGACCGGACGGCCCGGATCATCGTGCGCTTCCAGACCGAAACCGGGCCCGCGTTTTCGCTGGCCACGACCCATAATGACTGGCCGGCGCCGGTGACACGGCAGGCCGAGCAGTTCGCAAAGCTCAGCGAAGCGCTTTCGACGGTCGAGCCGCCGCTGGTTCTGGTTGGTGATTTCAACTCGACGCCGTGGTCCTATGCGCTGCGGGGCTTCGTGAGCACGGCCGAGCTGACGCGCCACACCTTCAACCTGCCGACCTTCCCAACGCTCTGGTACTACCTGCGCGACTGGCGGGGCATGCTGCCCTTCCTGCCGCTCGACCATGTGATGACGCGCGGGGCGATCGCCATTCACGATCTGCGCACCGGCGAGCCGAGCGGCAGCGACCATCTGCCGATCATCGTGGATTTTTCCGTGGGGGATGAGGGGGCCTTATAGAAGCAGTAAGGCCCCTTACCCGGCTGGCCGCGCTGCGTTCCCTTCTCCGGCTCCGACCCATTCACCACGGTCATCCCGGGCGAAGACCCGGGACCCAGTACGCTCAGAGCCCCGATGGCCACCGCCGAAGACAGAGCCGCACGTGCCGAGTGTACTGGATCCCGGCGCAAGGCCGGGATGACAGTGTTGATTTGGTTATGCAGCGCCTGGGCCCCGGCGTCGCCTACCCGATAAACCTGTTGTTGCGCGGGAAGCCGGTCGGGGGCTGGCGGCCGGCCTGGGCGCGGTCGCCGATCCAGTCGAGCAGCTCTTCCATGGATTTCGAATAGTTCCGGCCCGAAGAATCGGTCCAGGTCAGGCCCTCGGCGGAATTGAACAGCTTGGCGTCTGAAATGCCGCCATCCTTGTATTTTTGCAGCCGGACGCCCTTGCCGCGGCTCATTTCGGGGAGCTGGGCGGCGGGGAAGACCAACAGCTTGCGGTTCTGGCCGATGACGGCAACCGTATCACCCTCGGCGCGCACGCACAGCTTGGCTTCGCCCTTGCCGGAGACGTTGAGCACCTGCTTGCCCTTGCGGGTGTTGGCGATCAGATCGTCTTCGGCGACCACGAAACCATTGCCGATATCGGAGGCGATCAGGCGCTTGGCGCCGGGCTTATAGACAAAGAGATCGACGATATCCTGGCCTTCCTCGATATCGACCATGATGCGCACCGGCTCGCCATGGCCGCGCCCGCCGGGCAGCTTGTCGGCGCCCAGCGTATAGACCTTGCCGCCGGTGGTGAGCATCAAGAGCTTATCGGTGGTCTCGCAGGTGAGCGCGAGCTTGAGCCTGTCGTCGGTTTTGAAGGTCTGGGCCGAAACATCGTTGTTGTGGCCCTTGAGGGCCCGAATCCAGCCTTTTTGCGAGAGGATAACGGTGATCGGCTCGCGCTCGATCATCGCGGTTTCGATATCGGCCAGATCGGTCTGGGGAGCGGCGGCGAACTGGGTGCGGCGCCGGCCGAGGGGGGTATCGGGGCCATAGGCTTTCTTGAGCTCACCGATTTCAGTGGTGATGACGCCCCACTGCTTTTTCTCGGAAGCGAGAATGGTTTCGATGTGGGTCTTTTCCTCGCTGAGTTTGTCGAACTCGGAGCGGATTTCGATTTCCTCGAGCTTGTGCAAGCTGCGCAGGCGCATGTTGAGGATGGCATCGGCCTGAACGTCGGAGAGGTCCCATTTGGCCATCATTATGGCCTTGGGCTCGTCCTCCTCGCGGATGATGCGGATGACTTCATCGAGGTTGAGATAGGCGACGAGATAGCCGCCGAGCACTTCGAGCCGGTGTTCGATCTGGCCGAGCCGGTAGCGCGAGCGGCGGACCAGCACGTCCTTGCGGTGATTGAGCCAGGCCTTGAGCACCTGTGCCAGATCCATGACGCGAGGGATCTGGCCCTTGTCGAGCACGTTCATGTTCAGCGAGAACCGGCTTTCGAGCTCGGTGAGCTTGAACATGGATTCCATGAGCAGCACGGCATCGACTGTCCGGGCGCGCGGTTCTAGGACGAGGCGGATGTCCTCGGCGCTTTCATCGCGCACGTCCTTGAGCAGCGGCAGGCGGCGGGCGAGCAGCAGTTCGGCGATCTTTTCGACGAGCCG
This genomic window contains:
- a CDS encoding MerR family transcriptional regulator, yielding MKNFPIGEAARRSGVKVPTIRYYEQIGLLPQPVRTRGNRRLYDEESVRRLFFILHARQLGFEIESIRAMLGLQDNPDQSCAQVDAIASGRLAEIELRISRLTALKAELSTMLDQCRQGRIAQCHVIETLSTPPG
- a CDS encoding cation transporter yields the protein MSGSCCNHNEADQAARAQADTVYRRVLWAVLAINAVMFVVEIGAGIASRSASLQADAVDFLGDAANYGISLFVVGYAVHIRARASLAKALTMGAFGIWVLGVAGWNMVTGATPHAYTMGIVGFSALVANAASFGLLWRFREGDSNMRSAWICTRNDVVSNIAVLLAALGVFGTGTGWPDVLVASIMGVLALQGAAVVTRQALAELRQYRVRPAE
- a CDS encoding Rossmann-fold NAD(P)-binding domain-containing protein, which translates into the protein MTEATQALIIGSTGGIGRALLEQVRASGRYDLVTGLSRSGSPAIEITKEASIASAMEVVAGQGALRLVVIATGFLHSSGIAPEKANRQMSAQALAQAFAVNTIGPALVLKHVLPLLPRSGRSVVMALSAKVGSISDNRLGAGTAIGRPRPRSTRSCAPVPSNWRERTGRPFWSACIREPSIRSFRGHSPGRASMCNSPKGPPARSLRASSD
- a CDS encoding RDD family protein — encoded protein: MATDFLGRMLRDDLPNPNTSPELFDGILTRRAVAFLIDCVIMGAAIVLVTLVAGILGIFTFGLTWLSIPLIVPVTFIAYYAVTLGSPARATLGMRATDIVLTPTRETTLDGWMAMIHVVVFWISCSLLTPFIILIGLFTPRRQLLHDMIVGTLMVRRSPMVRHWQAYARSGDVPG
- a CDS encoding arginyltransferase; the protein is MDHTPESAQFFLTAPSPCPYLEGRQERKLFTHLSGRRAAALHHLLSDHGFRRSQNLIYRPACLDCDACQSVRVRAIDFLPATRHRRNLKQNSDIVAEVVAPIVSAEQYGLFKRYLDSRHDGGGMTQMSYLDYEFMVEDTPVQSVLVEYRLAKDGPDGVAGQLVAAALTDPLPDGLSMVYSFFDPALARRGLGTMMILDHIARAKLAGGYLYLGYWVKDSPKMAYKAAFQPLEVQRGSRGWVDLDPETGAEAE
- a CDS encoding endonuclease/exonuclease/phosphatase family protein, whose translation is MRIIGKILAALVAAGYLFACCLLAGMAIVAVLGFIYPAMDLFNHIQPVLFFGLGALVIASPIFVPFRALRALALSIAATGFVASSVIYVPELVAGLLPRAAVAQAEQTYRLMTFNVFGRNEEPEAIVANIDAVDADIVALQEYSPGLRSVVHPLLAERYPHFQYCAGGERAFVGLYARLPFEPLDADACSASIMSTDRTARIIVRFQTETGPAFSLATTHNDWPAPVTRQAEQFAKLSEALSTVEPPLVLVGDFNSTPWSYALRGFVSTAELTRHTFNLPTFPTLWYYLRDWRGMLPFLPLDHVMTRGAIAIHDLRTGEPSGSDHLPIIVDFSVGDEGAL
- the parC gene encoding DNA topoisomerase IV subunit A, with the translated sequence MADTIDPPKDDRKDGERIVDLRSALEERYLSYAISTITQRALPDARDGLKPVHRRILHAMRLLKLDPAQGYKKSARIVGDVIGKFHPHGDQSVYDALVRMAQDFSVRYPMVDGQGNFGSIDGDSAAAMRYTESRMTEVAQRLLEAITEDAVEFRPNYDGEDEEPVVLPSNFPNLLANGSSGIAVGMATNIPPHNVSELCDACLHILSNPDATAKDLIRFVPGPDFPTGGVLVDDPAATEIAYTTGRGGFRVRAKWEIEDSGRGTYNIVITEIPYGVQKSRLVEKIAELLLARRLPLLKDVRDESAEDIRLVLEPRARTVDAVLLMESMFKLTELESRFSLNMNVLDKGQIPRVMDLAQVLKAWLNHRKDVLVRRSRYRLGQIEHRLEVLGGYLVAYLNLDEVIRIIREEDEPKAIMMAKWDLSDVQADAILNMRLRSLHKLEEIEIRSEFDKLSEEKTHIETILASEKKQWGVITTEIGELKKAYGPDTPLGRRRTQFAAAPQTDLADIETAMIEREPITVILSQKGWIRALKGHNNDVSAQTFKTDDRLKLALTCETTDKLLMLTTGGKVYTLGADKLPGGRGHGEPVRIMVDIEEGQDIVDLFVYKPGAKRLIASDIGNGFVVAEDDLIANTRKGKQVLNVSGKGEAKLCVRAEGDTVAVIGQNRKLLVFPAAQLPEMSRGKGVRLQKYKDGGISDAKLFNSAEGLTWTDSSGRNYSKSMEELLDWIGDRAQAGRQPPTGFPRNNRFIG